A genomic segment from Glycine soja cultivar W05 chromosome 20, ASM419377v2, whole genome shotgun sequence encodes:
- the LOC114402521 gene encoding epsin-2-like: MGSLFLGQIKKQTSTFLQEKYKSARMAFTDVSEAEMLAEEATNKDDCCPDAKTMTRIAEASFDVDEYWRIVDVLHKRLYNIDWEQWKQSYKALVLLEFLLTHGTREFAQEFQCDAEIIEELGIFTHIDKKGFNWGSRMLKLSEQILKLLQDEEALIEARLKALKITKEIQGFGSSLNSPTSSSPSPCSLSSEASQGSSCFYSFSTTSTPTYIFDSNDQLNKHHSPSIANDGNINIVLPPKNVTKNHVWKRLAGEENNILIDSDEDEDMEKPRGFVSEICSKIIGGSPIKGDNREKIEFRCLSDVGSKVTQKKFDRQYSIWF; the protein is encoded by the exons ATGGGTAGCTTATTCCTAGGGCAAATAAAAAAGCAGACATCAACTTTCCTACAAGAAAAGTACAAATCTGCTAGGATGGCGTTTACTGATGTTTCTGAAGCAGAAAT GCTGGCTGAGGAAGCAACAAATAAGGATGATTGCTGCCCTGATGCCAAAACTATGACTAGAATTGCGGAGGCATCATTTGACGTAGATGAATATTGGAGGATTGTTGATGTTCTTCACAAAAG GTTGTATAACATTGATTGGGAACAATGGAAGCAATCCTACAAAGCTCTAGTTCTTCTGGAATTCTTGTTGACCCATGGTACTCGAGAGTTTGCTCAAGAATTTCAATGTGATGCAGAAATTATTGAAGAACTAGGAATTTTTACTCATATTGATAAAAAAGg GTTTAACTGGGGATCAAGAATGCTAAAACTATCAGAGCAAATACTCAAGCTTTTACAGGATGAAGAAGCTCTCATAGAAGCACGTTTGAAGGCTctcaaaataacaaaagaaatacAAGGCTTTGGAAGTTCACTCAACTCTCCAACTTCATCATCACCATCACCTTGCTCTTTATCATCTGAAGCATCACAAGGATCTTCTTGTTTCTATTCATTTTCTACTACAAGTACCCCTACTTACATATTTGATTCCAATGATCAGCTAAACAAACATCACTCACCCTCCATAGCAAATGATGGTAATATTAATATAGTCCTCCCGCCAAAGAATGTGACCAAAAACCATGTTTGGAAacgtcttgcaggtgaagagaataatattttgattgattCTGATGAGGATGAAGACATGGAAAAACCAAGAGGGTTTGTAAGTGAAATTTGCTCAAAGATTATTGGTGGTAGTCCCATAAAAGGAGATAATCGTGAAAAGATTGAATTTAGATGCCTCTCTGATGTGGGGAGCAAGGTGACCCAAAAGAAATTTGATCGCCAATATTCAATTTGGTTTTAA
- the LOC114403303 gene encoding uncharacterized protein LOC114403303 gives MVLGIRSKSKKSVSIQVHYIIHVQEIKPWPPSQSLRSVQTVLLQWENGDQNSGSLPSTAGNGKIEFNESFRLSVLMCREASKKGKHRETFQKNCLEFYLYDKTVKSQLLGSATINLADFGIIKETKALSIQFNCKKSSRISSQPFLYVNIQPFDIESSSSSPSSSLSKELSLEKEGSESVSQSLKDDDNLEIASFTDDDSDDIPSNTSQTSRPASEITGDSTKISRGTEGSHGEFVLPSESTTASLLGNAEGEPSTQSSGIISPSSSMVLSSDVGNASHGRPLLPKISEESVKLADASSEIRKSIQQYSPSYISSSSKPNFERSLRSQVTQEDSMTQEDGTRDRRFNKDSLEKVSGVSKTGVMDDKEKTKEGRKGQEQFTMRNELLENELVNNLSDDDSTKKGKFNSTTHLLNKKLHDHPTSILMNDKTEDVTNVKSPPQSAENYGLFISSQTHNQAEEINTMNDVHVGTACHEDVNVNGSFHNNETELKAEVEMLREELREAAALEVSMYSVIAEHGSSSNKVHAPARRLSRFYFHACRVGSPATMATAAQSAVSGFVLVSKACGNDVPRLTFWFSNLILLRAIVSKEVENIHFGDGPCINSESDGTGNTLHKEEKDNTEKHFHRWEDPETFLVALEKVEAWIFSRIVESVWWQTLTPYMQSAAAKNSSSRKAYERRYRVGDQDQGSFSIDLWKRAFKDACERICPLRAGGHECGCLLVIARLVMEQLVSRLDVAMFNAILRESAEEMPMDPISDPISDSMVLPIPAGKSGFGAGAQLKNAIGDWSRWLSDLFSIDDSDSREVSNENNESKCESSFKPFQFLNALSDLMMLPLDMLADGSMIKEVCPKFGISLIKRVVYNFVPDEFSPGPIPDAVYDALDNEDIQDGEGAITSFPCPAGFTLYAPPPASSVVGKLQEVGNKTSLRTGSFVLKKLYTSDDELDELDSPLSALGMDDSSLSSKEKLALVKGGRKVVRYELLREAWKTSE, from the exons ATGGTACTGGGAATAAGATCAAAGAGTAAAAAAAGTGTTTCAATCCAAGTTCACTACATCATCCATGTTCAGGAGATCAAGCCATGGCCCCCTTCACAATCACTGAGATCAGTTCAAACAGTACTACTGCAATGGGAAAATGGAGATCAAAATTCTGGGTCCCTACCATCCACTGCTGGCAATgggaaaattgaatttaatgaaTCTTTCAGGCTTTCAGTTCTTATGTGTAGAGAAGCATCCAAGAAAGGCAAACACCGTGAAACTTTCCAGAAGAACTGCTTAGAGTTTTACTTGTATGACAAGACAGTAAAGAGTCAACTGTTGGGATCAGCCACAATAAACCTTGCAGATTTTGGAATTATTAAGGAAACTAAAGCCTTAAGCATTCAGTTTAACTGCAAGAAGAGTTCCAGGATTTCTTCACAGCCATTTCTTTATGTTAATATTCAGCCATTTGATATAGAGAGTTCCAGCTCATCACCAAGCAGCAGCTTGTCAAAAGAATTGTCACTAGAGAAGGAAGGAAGCGAATCTGTATCACAATCActaaaagatgatgacaatcTTGAAATTGCCTCTTTTACTGATGATGACAGTGATGACATCCCTTCAAATACCTCCCAAACTAGCAGACCTGCTTCAGAGATTACTGGAG ACAGCACCAAAATCAGCAGAGGAACAGAAGGATCTCATGGAGAATTTGTTCTACCCTCAGAAAGTACTACTGCTAGCTTACTTGGAAACGCAGAGGGTGAACCATCCACACAATCCAGTGGCATCATATCTCCCTCTTCGTCTATGGTTCTGAGCTCAGATGTGGGAAATGCTTCCCATGGAAGGCCTTTATTACCTAAAATTTCCGAGGAAAGTGTCAAACTTGCTGATGCAAGTTCTGAAATTCGAAAAAGCATTCAACAATATTCTCCTTCATACATTTCATCTAGTAGTAAACCAAACTTTGAAAGATCTTTACGGTCTCAAGTGACTCAAGAGGATAGCATGACTCAAGAAGATGGCACAAGAGATCGGAGATTTAATAAAGATTCTCTGGAGAAAGTTAGCGGTGTTTCTAAAACTGGAGTTATGGACGACAAAGAGAAAACGAAGGAGGGAAGGAAAGGACAAGAACAGTTTACTATGAGGAATGAACTTTTAGAAAATGAGCTCGTTAATAATTTATCTGACGATGATTCTACAAAGAAAGGGAAATTCAATAGTACTACTCATTTGCTAAACAAGAAATTACATGATCATCCAACAAGTATTTTGATGAATGATAAAACAGAGGACGTGACAAATGTAAAATCTCCTCCACAATCTGCTGAGAACTATGGGCTGTTCATCAGCAGTCAGACCCATAATCAGGCCGAGGAAATTAATACTATGAATGATGTTCATGTTGGTACTGCTTGCCATGAAGACGTTAATGTGAATGGAAGCTTTCATAACAATGAAACTGAATTGAAGGCTGAGGTTGAAATGCTTCGAGAAGAGCTGAGGGAAGCCGCTGCTCTTGAAGTTTCAATGTACTCAGTTATTGCTGAACATGGTAGCTCATCAAACAAGGTCCATGCACCTGCTCGGCGCCTTTCTAGATTCTATTTCCATGCTTGTAGAGTTGGGTCCCCAGCTACAATGGCTACTGCAGCCCAGAGTGCTGTCTCGGGATTTGTTTTGGTTTCTAAGGCATGTGGAAATGATGTTCCAAG GTTGACATTTTGGTTCTCAAATTTAATATTGCTGAGAGCAATTGTGAGCAAAGAAGTTGAGAATATACACTTTGGTGATGGTCCATGCATCAACAGTGAAAGTGATGGAACTGGTAACACTCTtcacaaagaagaaaaagacaatACAGAAAAACATTTTCATAGATGGGAAGATCCAGAAACATTTTTAGTTGCATTGGAAAAGGTTGAAGCATGGATATTCTCTCGAATTGTTGAGTCTGTGTGGTGGCAG ACTCTTACACCATATATGCAATCTGCAGCTGCTAAGAACTCTAGCTCTAGGAAAGCCTATGAGAGAAGATATCGTGTTGGTGATCAAGATCAGGGAAGTTTTTCTATTGATTTATGGAAAAGAGCTTTCAAGGATGCATGTGAAAGGATTTGCCCTCTTCGAGCTGGAGGGCATGAGTGCGGCTGCTTGCTAGTGATAGCTAGATTG GTAATGGAGCAGTTGGTTAGTAGACTTGATGTGGCAATGTTCAATGCTATTCTTCGTGAATCCGCTGAAGAGATGCCCATGGATCCTATATCAGATCCCATTAGTGATTCTATGGTTCTTCCTATTCCAGCTGGAAAATCAGGCTTTGGGGCTGGTGCACAACTGAAGAATGCT ATTGGTGACTGGTCAAGATGGCTTTCAGATTTATTTAGCATTGATGATAGTGACTCTCGTGAAGTTAGCAATGAAAACAATGAATCCAAATGTGAATCATCCTTCAAACCTTTCCAATTCCTTAATGCTTTAAGTGATTTAATGATGCTTCCATTGGACATGCTTGCAGATGGGTCCATGATAAAAGAG GTTTGTCCTAAATTTGGTATATCATTAATAAAACGAGTTGTCTACAATTTTGTTCCCGATGAATTCTCCCCAGGGCCTATCCCTGATGCTGTGTATGACGCCCTGGACAACGAG gaTATTCAGGATGGTGAAGGGGCCATTACAAGCTTTCCATGTCCTGCTGGTTTCACGCTCTATGCACCACCTCCAGCTTCTTCGGTTGTGGGCAAGCTACAAGAAGTGGGAAACAAAACTTCACTAAGAACTGGGTCATTTGTGCTCAAAAAGTTATATACCAGTGATGATGAACTTGATGAATTGGATTCACCACTTTCTGCTCTTGGTATGGATGACTCATCACTTTCATCCAAGGAAAAGCTTGCACTAGTTAAGGGAGGCCGCAAGGTTGTACGATATGAGCTCTTGCGAGAAGCGTGGAAGACTAGTGAATGA
- the LOC114403528 gene encoding protein TRIGALACTOSYLDIACYLGLYCEROL 1, chloroplastic-like isoform X2 translates to MQTTSYSHPLFCFSCRNISTNGKSKGSVKFRAPYPSQLGRKCGFNGRPRVYISPSPIKPNRLYVLHNTGDNHPSAFSVDDEMNTNHAPNGMSPTFLSNWSPPRYLWRGLSVLILAGQVVVKTLKGKIHWRNTLQQLERVGPKSVGVCLLTSAFVGMAFTIQFVREFTRLGLNRSVGGVLALAFSRELSPVVTAIVVAGRIGSAFAAELGTMQVSEQTDTLRVLGSDPVDYLVTPRVLATCIALPLLTLLCFTLGMASSALLADGVYGLSINIIMDSAQRALRSWDIISAMIKSQVFGAIISIVSCAWGVTTLGGAKGVGESTTSAVVISLVGIFIADFALSYVFFQGAGDQLKNCV, encoded by the exons ATGCAAACGACATCGTATAGTCATCCTCTATTCTGTTTCTCTTGCAG AAACATCAGTACAAATGGGAAGAGTAAGGGTTCTGTGAAATTCCGTGCACCATATCCCTCTCAACTGGGTCGGAAATGTGGATTCAATGGGAGACCTCGTGTTTATATTTCTCCCAGCCCCATAAAACCAAACAGGTTGTATGTGCTTCATAACACAGGTGACAACCATCCATCTGCTTTTTCAGTAGATGATGAAATGAACACAAACCATGCTCCAAATGGCATGTCACCGACATTTCTCAGCAACTGGTCACCTCCAAGGTACTTGTGGAGGGGGTTATCAGTTTTAATCCTGGCAGGGCAGGTGGTTGTCAAGACTCTAAAGGGAAAGATTCATTGGAGGAACACTCTTCAGCAACTGGAGAGAGTTGGTCCTAAATCAGTTGGAGTGTGTCTTTTAACTTCGGCTTTTGTGGGCATGGCCTTCACCATTCAATTTGTAAGAGAGTTCACCAGGTTGGGATTAAATAGATCAGTAGGTGGGGTTTTAGCTCTGGCTTTCTCAAGGGAGCTAAGTCCTGTGGTCACAGCAATTGTGGTTGCAGGGCGCATTGGAAGTGCTTTTGCAGCTGAGTTAGGAACTATGCAGGTTTCTGAGCAAACTGATACATTAAGAGTTCTTGGTTCAGACCCTGTTGATTATCTGGTGACGCCAAGAGTGTTAGCCACTTGTATTGCTTTGCCCCTTTTGACCCTGTTGTGTTTTACATTAGGGATGGCATCTAGTGCCCTTCTTGCTGATGGTGTTTATGGGTTGAGCATCAACATTATCATGGATTCCGCTCAGCGAGCTCTCAGATCATGGGATATTATTAGTGCAATGATCAAGTCACAGGTTTTTGGTGCTATCATATCTATTGTGAGTTGTGCGTGGGGAGTTACAACTTTAGGAGGTGCTAAAGGTGTTGGGGAATCAACAACCTCAGCTGTTGTTATTTCTCTTGTGGGCATCTTCATTGCTGATTTTGCTCTTTCTTATGTTTTCTTCCAAGGGGCAGGAGATCAGCTAAAGAATTGTGTTTAA
- the LOC114403528 gene encoding protein TRIGALACTOSYLDIACYLGLYCEROL 1, chloroplastic-like isoform X1: protein MQTTSYSHPLFCFSCRTKLYCRNISTNGKSKGSVKFRAPYPSQLGRKCGFNGRPRVYISPSPIKPNRLYVLHNTGDNHPSAFSVDDEMNTNHAPNGMSPTFLSNWSPPRYLWRGLSVLILAGQVVVKTLKGKIHWRNTLQQLERVGPKSVGVCLLTSAFVGMAFTIQFVREFTRLGLNRSVGGVLALAFSRELSPVVTAIVVAGRIGSAFAAELGTMQVSEQTDTLRVLGSDPVDYLVTPRVLATCIALPLLTLLCFTLGMASSALLADGVYGLSINIIMDSAQRALRSWDIISAMIKSQVFGAIISIVSCAWGVTTLGGAKGVGESTTSAVVISLVGIFIADFALSYVFFQGAGDQLKNCV from the exons ATGCAAACGACATCGTATAGTCATCCTCTATTCTGTTTCTCTTGCAG AACAAAATTGTATTGCAGAAACATCAGTACAAATGGGAAGAGTAAGGGTTCTGTGAAATTCCGTGCACCATATCCCTCTCAACTGGGTCGGAAATGTGGATTCAATGGGAGACCTCGTGTTTATATTTCTCCCAGCCCCATAAAACCAAACAGGTTGTATGTGCTTCATAACACAGGTGACAACCATCCATCTGCTTTTTCAGTAGATGATGAAATGAACACAAACCATGCTCCAAATGGCATGTCACCGACATTTCTCAGCAACTGGTCACCTCCAAGGTACTTGTGGAGGGGGTTATCAGTTTTAATCCTGGCAGGGCAGGTGGTTGTCAAGACTCTAAAGGGAAAGATTCATTGGAGGAACACTCTTCAGCAACTGGAGAGAGTTGGTCCTAAATCAGTTGGAGTGTGTCTTTTAACTTCGGCTTTTGTGGGCATGGCCTTCACCATTCAATTTGTAAGAGAGTTCACCAGGTTGGGATTAAATAGATCAGTAGGTGGGGTTTTAGCTCTGGCTTTCTCAAGGGAGCTAAGTCCTGTGGTCACAGCAATTGTGGTTGCAGGGCGCATTGGAAGTGCTTTTGCAGCTGAGTTAGGAACTATGCAGGTTTCTGAGCAAACTGATACATTAAGAGTTCTTGGTTCAGACCCTGTTGATTATCTGGTGACGCCAAGAGTGTTAGCCACTTGTATTGCTTTGCCCCTTTTGACCCTGTTGTGTTTTACATTAGGGATGGCATCTAGTGCCCTTCTTGCTGATGGTGTTTATGGGTTGAGCATCAACATTATCATGGATTCCGCTCAGCGAGCTCTCAGATCATGGGATATTATTAGTGCAATGATCAAGTCACAGGTTTTTGGTGCTATCATATCTATTGTGAGTTGTGCGTGGGGAGTTACAACTTTAGGAGGTGCTAAAGGTGTTGGGGAATCAACAACCTCAGCTGTTGTTATTTCTCTTGTGGGCATCTTCATTGCTGATTTTGCTCTTTCTTATGTTTTCTTCCAAGGGGCAGGAGATCAGCTAAAGAATTGTGTTTAA